In the Desulfovibrio sp. genome, one interval contains:
- a CDS encoding flavin reductase family protein, with product MERKKIEVADYAKNILEALPKGILLTSKAGDRVNSMTIGWGTLGIEWSTPIFVAFIREHRFTRELLDKNPEFTVNIPFGDYSKKILGICGTKCGRNLDKIREAGLTLIDSEIVSVPAVKELPLTLECKIVYQQKQELPALIEDYRTKCYPQDVDGSAVGANRDAHIAYYGEIVSAYILE from the coding sequence ATGGAAAGAAAAAAAATTGAAGTTGCCGATTACGCCAAAAATATTCTTGAAGCCCTGCCCAAGGGTATTTTGCTCACCTCCAAGGCTGGCGACAGGGTCAACAGCATGACCATCGGCTGGGGAACCCTTGGCATTGAGTGGTCAACCCCCATCTTTGTGGCCTTTATTCGTGAGCACCGATTTACCCGTGAACTGCTCGACAAAAATCCCGAATTTACGGTCAATATTCCTTTTGGCGATTATAGCAAAAAAATTCTGGGCATTTGTGGTACAAAATGTGGCCGTAACCTTGATAAAATCAGGGAGGCCGGGCTTACGCTGATTGATTCAGAAATTGTTTCCGTGCCTGCGGTCAAAGAACTCCCCCTTACCCTGGAATGCAAAATCGTGTACCAGCAAAAGCAGGAGCTCCCGGCCCTGATCGAAGACTACAGAACAAAGTGTTATCCGCAGGATGTGGACGGTTCGGCGGTGGGCGCAAACCGGGACGCACACATTGCCTATTATGGCGAGATTGTCAGCGCCTATATTCTTGAATAA